The Salmo salar unplaced genomic scaffold, Ssal_v3.1, whole genome shotgun sequence genome window below encodes:
- the pcdh7a gene encoding protocadherin-7: MRRTGVGVCGGAAVSCSVTLTGPGELFHLLVLLLLTMTQLPVADSALRYRVAEEGPADVMIGNVAADLGLSAGTGSGDVTFALESGSEFFKIDNVTGELTTGQRRIDREKLAQCQMIFDENECFLDFEVSVIGPLQSWVDLFEGRVVITDINDNTPSFPSSVLTLSVEENRPIGTLYLLPTATDRDFGRNGIDRYELIQDGSSSGSAGSGSGSARRAAGGPIGRADGTGGGNGGGGDRRRGALDNNGGGGGAGGGVRSSVFELQVADTPDGEKQPQLIVKGPLDREARDSYELVLRVRDGGNPPRSSQALLRVAITDVNDNSPRFERAIYEAEMAENAPPGTPVLQVRASDRDVGVNGQVEYVFGAATESVRRLLRLDEATGWLSVLHRIDREEVAQLRFTVTARDRGQPPRTDRTTVVLVVRDENDNVPVVEIRKIGRILVRDGVALVPENVLVDTPVALVQVSDRDQGENGAVTCTVVGDVPFTLKPAGETALLPLPADDAFDRNRKKYFLHTSALLDYEATKEYSVTIVAVDSGSPSLSSNSSLMVRVVDINDHTPTFAQAVVEVHFAENNQPGERVVTVVAADADSGKNAEIVYSLDPSVNGLFYIDADNGDIRATGVLDREVRERYEFQVIARDKGFPSLQGSATVVIMVTDRNDNAPKFVQEVFTFYVKENLLANSPVGMVTVTDADEGENAELSLFVEMNEEEGEEVEGGGGEKNKGVGEEGGGRGGRGEETFSIENNTGTIFSSVSFDRERRSTYTFRVRAVDGGAPPRSATATVSLIVTDENDNAPSVTSPTNESYTLLPPASSTRTIVRTVAASDSDFGRNADLRFSLVGGNPFRLFEIGLASGVITVAEPLERRHRGLHRLVVRVNDSGEPSLCATALVHVFINESLVNATLVDAQVARSLAAPLYLDIAGDPDSERALGKQRLSVAIGVLAGAAAVILVILLVVMARQCGAQGKNGYEAGKKEPEEDFFSPQPAVPQTRGGTLDRGRKPRRDKRNGGAGGAGAGNKTERPLYSGIVTVNGLRRHGNDHHIANIDDDDEDVSSASERLAARYCAVDGDPGSPRMGARHHQSSPDLARHYKSSSPLPAVHLQPYSPPAEGKKHQAVQELPPSNTFVGSGGSSGSGGSGNADAMSLGSDQCSEYGSQTGNKYSKQVGLIQLFY; this comes from the exons ATGCGGAGGACAGGGGTAGGTGTCTGTGGTGGAGCAGCGGTCTCCTGCTCGGTTACGCTAACTGGACCGGGGGAGTTGTTCCACCTCCTAGTCCTTCTCCTACTAACGATGACTCAGCTCCCGGTCGCTGACTCGGCACTCCGTTACCGGGTGGCTGAGGAGGGCCCAGCAGACGTCATGATCGGTAATGTGGCCGCCGACCTCGGCCTGTCCGCGGGCACCGGCTCCGGAGATGTCACATTCGCCCTAGAGAGCGGCTCGGAGTTCTTCAAGATTGATAACGTTACCGGGGAGCTGACTACCGGGCAGCGGAGGATTGACCGGGAGAAGCTGGCCCAGTGTCAGATGATCTTCGATGAGAACGAGTGTTTCCTGGACTTCGAAGTGTCTGTGATTGGTCCACTCCAGAGTTGGGTGGATCTCTTTGAGGGCCGTGTGGTCATCACCGACATCAACGACAACACTCCCTCGTTTCCGTCGTCGGTGCTGACATTATCTGTCGAGGAGAACCGTCCAATAGGCACGCTGTATCTGTTACCCACAGCGACGGATCGCGACTTCGGGCGCAACGGGATTGATCGTTATGAGTTGATTCAAGATGGTAGCTCTTCCGGGTCGGCGGGGTCAGGGTCGGGGTCAGCGAGGAGAGCAGCCGGTGGGCCTATAGGAAGAGCGGATGGAACAGGAGGAGGAAacggaggaggaggggataggaggagaggggcATTGGATAacaacggaggaggaggaggtgcaggaggaggtgtgaggagcAGTGTGTTTGAGCTCCAGGTCGCCGACACGCCCGACGGCGAGAAGCAACCACAGCTGATCGTGAAAGGCCCTCTGGACCGTGAAGCACGCGACTCCTATGAGCTGGTTCTACGGGTCCGGGACGGTGGGAACCCTCCTCGCTCTTCCCAGGCACTCCTCCGCGTCGCCATCACCGATGTCAACGACAACAG CCCACGCTTCGAGAGAGCCATCTATGAGGCTGAGATGGCGGAGAATGCGCCTCCCGGAACCCCCGTCCTCCAGGTGCGCGCTTCGGACCGCGATGTCGGTGTCAACGGACAGGTGGAGTACGTCTTCGGCGCTGCCACGGAATCTGTCCGCCGTCTTCTCCGACTGGACGAGGCTACCGGTTGGCTGAGCGTCCTACACAGGATTGACCGGGAGGAAGTGGCCCAGTTACGGTTCACGGTCACGGCGAGGGATCGCGGTCAGCCGCCACGCACCGACCGGACGACCGTAGTCCTGGTGGTCCGGGATGAGAACGACAACGTCCCGGTCGTGGAGATCAGGAAGATCGGACGGATTCTGGTGAGGGACGGAGTGGCGCTGGTACCGGAGAATGTTCTGGTGGACACACCGGTGGCACTGGTTCAGGTGTCAGACCGTGACCAGGGTGAGAACGGGGCGGTAACGTGTACGGTGGTCGGGGATGTACCGTTCACCCTGAAACCGGCGGGAGAGACGGCGCTCCTGCCGCTGCCCGCGGATGATGCCTTCGACAG AAACCGTAAGAAGTATTTCCTCCACACGTCGGCCCTGTTGGATTACGAGGCCACTAAAGAGTACAGCGTGACCATCGTGGCAGTCGACTctggttccccctctctctccagcaacagCTCTCTCATGGTCAGGGTAGTCGACATCAACGACCACACTCCTACCTTCGCCCAGGCCGTGGTCGAGGTCCACTTTGCCGAGAACAATCAACCAGGAGAGCGTGTGGTCACTGTGGTTGCGGCAGATGCCGATTCCGGCAAAAATGCAGAGATTGTGTATTCATTGGATCCGTCCGTTAATGGCCTGTTCTATATTGATGCTGATAATGGGGATATCCGCGCGACGGGGGTTCTGGACCGGGAGGTCAGGGAGAGATATGAGTTCCAGGTGATCGCCAGGGATAAGGGATTCCCCTCGCTGCAGGGGTCGGCCACGGTGGTAATCATGGTCACCGACCGCAACGACAATGCTCCGAAGTTCGTCCAGGAAGTGTTCACGTTCTACGTGAAGGAGAACCTCCTTGCCAACAGCCCAGTCGGCATGGTAACAGTAACAGACGCGGATGAGGGTGAGAACGCGGAGCTGAGTCTTTTCGTAGAGATGAacgaagaagaaggagaagaggtggagggaggaggaggggagaagaacaagggagtaggagaggagggaggaggaagaggaggaagaggtgaagaAACGTtctccatagagaacaacaccggGACGATCTTCTCCTCCGTGTCCTTTGACCGGGAACGCCGCTCCACCTACACCTTCCGCGTCCGGGCCGTCGACGGTGGAGCTCCGCCTCGCTCCGCCACGGCGACAGTCTCCCTCATCGTAACTGATGAGAACGACAACGCCCCCTCCGTGACCTCACCCACCAACGAATCCTACACCCTCCTCCCCCCGGCCTCCTCCACCCGGACCATCGTCAGAACCGTGGCCGCCTCGGACTCTGACTTTGGCCGCAACGCTGACCTGCGCTTCTCCCTGGTAGGAGGGAACCCCTTCAGGCTGTTTGAGATCGGCCTGGCCAGTGGAGTGATCACCGTGGCAGAGCCCCTAGAGAGGAGACACAGGGGGCTGCATCGCCTGGTGGTCAGGGTCAACGACAGTGGAGAGCCATCGCTCTGCGCCACCGCGCTGGTCCACGTCTTCATCAACGAGAGTCTGGTCAACGCTACACTGGTGGATGCACAG gTGGCTCGTAGTCTGGCCGCCCCTCTCTACCTGGACATCGCGGGCGACCCCGACAGCGAGCGAGCATTGGGGAAACAGCGCCTCTCGGTAGCCATCGGTGTCCTGGCAGGCGCTGCCGCAGTCATCCTGGTCATCCTCCTAGTGGTGATGGCCCGCCAGTGCGGCGCCCAGGGCAAGAACGGATACGAGGCCGGGAAGAAAGAACCAGAGGAGGATTTCTTTAGCCCTCAACCGGCCGTGCCACAAACCAGGGGAGGGACGTTGGACCGCGGACGGAAGCCCCGCAGGGACAAACGGAACGGAGGCGCTGGAGGAGCCGGAGCCGGTAATAAAACTGAACGGCCACTCTACAGCGGCATCGTCACGGTCAACGGGCTCCGTCGCCACGGCAACGACCACCACATCGCCAACATCGACGACGACGACGAGGACGTGAGCAGCGCCAGCGAGAGGTTGGCGGCGAGGTACTGCGCGGTGGACGGAGACCCCGGGAGCCCACGCATGGGCGCCAGGCATCACCAGTCGAGCCCAGATCTGGCCAGGCATTATAAGTCAAGCTCGCCGCTCCCCGCGGTACACCTCCAGCCCTACAGCCCCCCAGCCGAGGGGAAAAAGCACCAGGCCGTACAGGAGCTGCCCCCCTCTAACACCTTCGTGGGGTCTGGAGGGTCCAGTGGTAGTGGTGGAAGTGGGAACGCTGATGCCATGTCTCTGGGGTCAGACCAGTGTTCTGAGTATGGATCCCAAACGGGGAATAAGTACAGCAAACAGGTAGGACTGATTCAGTTATTCTACTGA
- the LOC106610554 gene encoding extensin-3 codes for MDEKEVAAREALHPPPVITSSSPSQKEVAAREALHPPPVITSSSPSQKEKEVAAREALHPPPVIISSSPSQKEVTAREVRHPPPVIISSSPSQKEVAAREALHPPPVIISSSPSQKEVTAREALHPPPVITSSSPSQKEVAAREALHPPPVITSSSPSQKEVAAREVRHPPPVITSSSPSQKEKEVTAREALHPPPVITSSSPSQKEVTAREALHPPPVITSSSPSQKEKEVTAREALHSPTGHHLLLSLPEGGDCQGGPPLPTGHHLLLSLPEGGDCQGGPPPPPVITSSSPSQKEVTAREVLHPPPVIISSSPSQKEVTAREALHPPPVITSSSPSQKEKEVTAREALHPPPVIISSSPSQKEVAAREALHPPPVITSSSPSQKEVAAREVLHPPPVIISSSPSQKEVTAREALHPPPVITSSSTSQKEVTAREVCHPPPVITSSSPSQKEVTAREALHPPPVIISSSPSQKEVTAREALHPPPVITSSSTSQKEVTAREALHPPPVITSSSTSQKEVTAREALHPPPVITSSSPSQKEVTAREVRHPPPVIISSSPSQKEVTAREVRHPPPVIISSSPSQKEVTAREALHPPPVITSSSTSQKEVTAREKEVTAREARHPPPVIISSSPSQKEVTAREKEVTAREVRHPPPVIISSSPSQKEVTAREALHPPPVIISSSTSQKE; via the exons ATGGATGAG aaGGAGGTGGCTGCCAGGGaggccctccaccccccaccggtcatcacctcctcctctccctcccagaaGGAGGTGGCTGCCAGGGaggccctccaccccccaccggtcatcacctcctcctctccctcccagaaGGAG aAGGAGGTGGCTGCCAGGGaggccctccaccccccaccggtcatcatctcctcctctccctcccagaaGGAGGTGACTGCCAGGGAGGTCCGCCACCCCCCACCGgtcatcatctcctcctctccctcccagaaGGAGGTGGCTGCCAGGGaggccctccaccccccaccggtcatcatctcctcctctccctcccagaaGGAGGTGACTGCCAGGGaggccctccaccccccaccggtcatcacctcctcctctccctcccagaaGGAGGTGGCTGCCAGGGaggccctccaccccccaccggtcatcacctcctcctctccctcccagaaGGAGGTGGCTGCCAGGGAGGTCCGCCACCCCCCACCGGtcatcacctcctcctctccctcccagaaGGAG aaGGAGGTGACTGCCAGGGaggccctccaccccccaccggtcatcacctcctcctctccctcccagaaGGAGGTGACTGCCAGGGAGGCACTCCACCCCCCACCGGtcatcacctcctcctctccctcccagaaGGAG aaGGAGGTGACTGCCAGGGAGGCCCTCCACTCCCCCACCGGtcatcacctcctcctctccctcccagaaGGAGGTGACTGCCAGGGAGGCCCTCCACTCCCCACCGgtcatcatctcctcctctccctcccagaaGGAGGTGACTGCCAGGGAGGCCCTCCACCCCCACCGGtcatcacctcctcctctccctcccagaaGGAGGTGACTGCCAGGGAGGTCCTCCACCCCCCACCGgtcatcatctcctcctctccctcccagaaGGAGGTGACTGCCAGGGaggccctccaccccccaccggtcatcacctcctcctctccctcccagaaGGAG aAGGAGGTGACTGCCAGGGaggccctccaccccccaccggtcatcatctcctcctctccctcccagaaGGAGGTGGCTGCCAGGGaggccctccaccccccaccggtcatcacctcctcctctccctcccagaaGGAGGTGGCTGCCAGGGAGGTCCTCCACCCCCCACCGgtcatcatctcctcctctccctcccagaaGGAGGTGACTGCCAGGGaggccctccaccccccaccggtcatcacctcctcctctacctcccagaAGGAGGTGACTGCCAGGGAGGTCTGCCACCCCCCACCGGtcatcacctcctcctctccctcccagaaGGAGGTGACTGCCAGGGaggccctccaccccccaccggtcatcatctcctcctctccctcccagaaGGAGGTGACTGCCAGGGaggccctccaccccccaccggtcatcacctcctcctctacctcccagaAGGAGGTGACTGCCAGGGaggccctccaccccccaccggtcatcacctcctcctctacctcccagaAGGAGGTGACTGCCAGGGaggccctccaccccccaccggtcatcacctcctcctctccctcccagaaGGAGGTGACTGCCAGGGAGGTCCGCCACCCCCCACCGgtcatcatctcctcctctccctcccagaaGGAGGTGACTGCCAGGGAGGTCCGCCACCCCCCACCGgtcatcatctcctcctctccctcccaaaaGGAGGTGACTGCCAGGGaggccctccaccccccaccggtcatcacctcctcctctacctcccagaAGGAGGTGACTGCCAGGGAG aaGGAGGTGACTGCCAGGGAGGCCCGCCACCCCCCACCGgtcatcatctcctcctctccctcccagaaGGAGGTGACTGCCAGGGAG aaGGAGGTGACTGCCAGGGAGGTCCGCCACCCCCCACCGgtcatcatctcctcctctccctcccagaaGGAGGTGACTGCCAGGGaggccctccaccccccaccggtcatcatctcctcctctacctcccagaAGGAG